Within the Novosphingobium pentaromativorans US6-1 genome, the region GCGGACGCGGAGCAGGTCACCACTCGCCAATTGGTCGAGAGAGACTTCGCGCTCGTCGCCACTGCCGAAGATCTTGAGTGCGGTCGGAGGCGCGAGTTCGAGCAACGCACGCAGCGCGCTCGAGGTCGAACCCCGCGCCCTGAGTTCAAGCACCTGGCCAAGTAGGACGAGCGTGGTGATGACCGCCGCCGCCTCGTAGTAGACGCCGACGCGGCCCGAGTGATCGCGGAAGGCGGGCGGGAAGATGCCGGGCAGGAGAGTCGCGACGAGGCTGAACAGGAACGCGATCGCTACGCCGAAGCCGATCAGCGTAAACATGTTGAGGTTGCGGGTCCTGAGCGACTGCCACGCCCGTACGAAGAACGGCCACCCGCCCCAAAGTACGACCGGTGTGGCGAGGGCCAGCTGCGCCCATTGCGCACGTGCCGGTTCGATCAGCCGGTCGAAGCTGATCCCGGGCACCATGTCGCTCATCGCGTAGACGAACAACGGCAGGGTGAAGAGCGCGCTGACCCAGAAGCGGCGCGTCATGTCGACGAGTTCGGGATCGGGTCCATCCTCGAGGCTGACCGTCTCAGGCTCCAGAGCCATTCCGCAGATGGGGCAGCTTCCCGGTCCTACCTGCCGGATTTCGGGATGCATGGGACAGGTGTAAATCGTCCCCTCGGGAACGTCCTCGACCTGCTCAAGATGCGCGCCCGACAGATAGTGCTCCGGGTCGCTGACGAACTTGTCCTTGCACCGCGCCGAACAGAAGTGATGGGTTGCGCCGTCGTGCTCGGCGATATGCGTAGCACCCTCGATCGCCACGCTCATGCCGCAGACAGGGTCGATGGCGGTAGCTTCACCTTGGGCGTGGCCTGCCTGATGGGTGTCGCAACAGCTCATGGATTGCCTCCTTTGCTTCGCAGGTGCGTATGACTGAAATCAGGGATAGGACGCGAAAACCTCGCGGCGCCCGTTGCCGAACGCTATGACCTGGTAGGGTTGCACTTTGCCCCCCGCCTCCATGCCGGGCGATCCGAGCGGCATACCGGCCACCGCCAGACCTTCCACCCAGTCGGGCCTTTCTGCGAGCAAGCGCTCGACGTCGGCGGCGGGCACGTGGCCCTCGATGACGTACCCATCCGCGATCATGGTATGACACGAACGAAGGTCATCGGGGACACCGTGCTGCGTCTTTACCGACGCCATGTCGGGGTGATCGACCGTTGCGACTTCATGCCGGTCGCCCTGCTGCATGTGCGCCGCCCAGGCTTCGCAACATCCGCAACTGGGATCGCGATACATGGTGAAGCTGGCTGCCTGCGCCGCGCCCGTACAGGCTGCGAGCAATATCGTGCCAAGTATGGGGAGAAGTGGGCGATGGTTCGGATGTCTGCGTTTGCTCATCAGTTGTGTCCCATTGCTTTCATGTCTTCATCCGACATGGTCGACATGTCGTGGCCGGCATGCGGATCGTTAACAGGCGTCCCGGTGGGGGCGGGCGCTGGTACAGGCGCTGCATGGGAGCCTTCCCGAACAGGTGTCTTCGCCTCAGCGGGCGCCGGATTTGACTGCGACGCTGCCGGCGCCACCGGTGCCCGGACCCCAGTGGCTGTGCGGGATTCTATCGAGCTGCTGGTCGGGGACGGGGTAGCACTCGCAGAGGTGAGCGGTGCAGAAGGTTCCGCATTGCTGTCACTCTTTTGATCGTTTCGAGCGTCTGACGAAGCTCCACAAGCAGCCAGCGACAAAAACAAGAACGGCAGAACGCCGATTAATCGCACGTGTTTCGAAGTCTTTCGCTCCATGCTCTTACTCCAGACCAAGGTGATTGGGGCCGAAAACCATCTCGCCGCCGAGATAGCCTTGCAGTACGAGTGCTACCGCCAGCACCGCCAGCACGATACGAAGAAGGGTGCGGTTCCTCGCGCGAAATGCCAGCCAGGTCGCAACAAGGGCAACGGCTGCAATCGCCGTTCCATTCCATCGGTGCAGTCCCAACGTCTCGGAGCGGTCCTCGAGGCGCCATCCCGCAGCAAACCAACCGAGGAGTGCAGCGGTAAGCGCGCCAGCGGCCCCCCCGCTGATAAGAAAGCGCACCGTGGTTTCGAGGCCGAGAGCAGGCCGGATCGTCAGCAAGAGTTCCCCCAAGGCAGCAAGCAAAAGGAGGGCAATCGGAAAATGCGCGGCGACAGGGTGGAGGCGACCGAGGAAGTCGCTGATCGAGGTAACCCGGTTCTCGGCAATTTTGGCTGCGAGCGCCTGGTCGGCTGTCTGCGGCATGGCGTTTGCCGAAGCTTGACGGGCACCTGCTGGGCCGATCATGGCGTCGGGCATCATCTCCGCCCCATCATGATGCGCAGCGGGATGATCCTGCATTTCCATCTGCGCCATCTCGGCCTCGCTCAGGTCCTTCTTATGACCCTCGTGAGCACTGCCAGGGGCCGAAAGAAGGAGGAGCGCCACAGCGATCGGTGTGAGGAGCCAGAGGAGCGAACGGGATAGCTTCATGCTTCTCTTACGTCCGACCCGTTCGCATCCCTCAAAAATTTTCAAGGGATATGAGAGGACGAAGCGTATAGTTGGCTGTAAGACAGGATAAAATACGCATGGCTGACAACGAAAGACTTAATCGTGCCTTGCAGTGGCTGGGAGCTGCACCCGATCCTTCGCTGCCCGAAGACTTCATGGGTGGCGTGTGGATGCGGGCGGGTAAGCTCGAACAGGTCGATGCGACGCGAACGCGTGTCGCCTTATTCACGGCGATGGCATTTATTGGGCTTGGTGCGGGCTTTGGCACGTCGCAATCGCCTGCCCGTGAAAGCCAAACAAATTACCAGCTAATCGAAGGCGCCGACCTCTCACCTGCTTCACTGCTGCATGTTCAACCATGAAGGTCAGCATTCTCCAGATAGTGCTTGCTGCCCTTCTGGCCGTGGCTGCGGGATGCATCGGCGCATACGCTGCCGGGCAATGGCGCGAGGCATCGCATGCGATCACTTTGCATGATTTCGTCCACGAGGAACTCGATCTTGATGCATCGCAGGACAGGAAACTCGATCAGCTCGAGGCGCGGTTCGCTGTTCAACGCCAGGAGCTCGACCTGTCGCTCAGAGCCGCAAACGCGAGGCTCGCCTCCGCGATGGACGATGAACATGAATACGGGCCCAAGGTGGCCGCGGCTATTGACGAGGTGCACGCACGCATGGGCGATCTGCAGAAGGCAACAGTCGAGCATGTATTTGCAATGCGCGCCTTGCTCGATCAGGAGCAGCGCGCGCGCTTCGATCGCCAGGTCGCGGCTTCGCTAACACGCGAACCTGGCGAATGACAGGTCGTGGAGGGGCGGAACGACACACCTGACGAGGAACTGGTCGAAAAGATAATTGCAGGGGACAAGGCAGCATTCGGCAGACTCGTCGAGCCTCATCTGCCCCGCCTGCTCGGTCTGGCCCGCCGGATGCTCTCGTCTGCCGACGAAGCCGAAGATGCGCTGCAGAACGCACTGGCATCGGTTTGGATGGCGCGAGCCAAGCTCGATCCTCGCAAGCCTGTAGCAGCCTATCTGACAACCGTGACGCTCAACAAATGCCGCGACCGGCTCAGGCGCCAAAAGGTTGTGCGGCTGCTGAGTTTGAGGGCCCTAGGTCCCGACGTTGCCGTTGCGGCAGACGAACCCGGTCCTGATGTTGAGATCGCCGACCGGCAATTGCTCGCTCAGGTCACCAACGCGATAGATCGCTTGCCGCTCCGCCTTCGCGAGGCTCTTGTTTTGGTCGCCATCGAGGGGCGAAGCCATGGCGAGGTTGCTAAATTGTTGGGAGTGACGGAAAAATCGGTCGAAACACGTGTGTATCGGGCCCGTCAGCGCCTGCGCAATAAGATCGATTTTCTTTGAGGGGTGATGGCGGTCGCGGCGTAAACAGAGGCATGAGCATACTTCCTCTAATCGACGACGTCGCAATCAACCGCAGAAAGTTCCTCACCGCCAGCGCCGGCGCGGCAAGCTTGCTCGCCCTCGGTCAGACAGCGCCGGCATGGGCCCGCGGCGCCGACCTGCACGGCGGCGGCCCCATCCGCCCCGGCTTCGACGAAGTGTCGGGCCGCGACATCGCACTGACGATCGGCGAAGGTCCGCGCGTTGTGCAGGGGCGTCGCGGCCACGCCATCGCTGTAAATGGGAGCGTACCGGGTCCGCTGATCCGTCTCAAGGAAGGTCAGCCGGTCCGGCTGGCAGTGACGAATACACTCCATGAAGACAGCTCCATTCACTGGCACGGGCTGCTTCTGCCATTCCAGTACGACGGCGTACCGGGTGTCAGCTTTCCCGGCATCAAACCTGGAGAGACTTTCGTCTATGACATCCCCGCGCTGCGACAGAGCGGCACCTACTGGTGGCATAGTCACTCGGGGTTGCAGGAGCAGGCCGGGCACTACGGCCCGATCGTGGTTGAACCCGCCGGGACGGTCCCCGTGCAAGCGGACCGCGACTATGTTCTACTCCTGAGCGACTTCACGCCTCTTCACCCCCATACGATCATGGACAAGCTGAAGAAGGGCGAAGGCTACTTCAATTACCAGCAGAACACCTGGACCGACGACTATCCGCTGTCGGGCGAGGACCGCCGGATGTGGGCGCGTATGCGCATGATGGCGACCGACATCCTCGACGTGACCGGCTCGACCTACACTTACCTCGCCAACGGGCGCGGACCGGAAGAGGGTCTCGAGTTCCTGTTCAACCTTGGCGAGCGAGTACGGCTGCGCGTCATCAACGGCAGCGCCATGACATTTTTCAACGTCCGCATTCCCGGAGTGAAGTTCTGGGTGGTCGGTGCCGACGGTCAAAACGTGCGCCCGGTCGAGGTCGAGGAGTTTCAGATCGGCACGGCCGAGACCTACGACATCGTCGTCGAGCCGACCGGGGAAGCCCGCACGATCGTGGCCGAGAGCATGGACCGGTCGGGCATGGCGGTGGCGACCCTAGCCTCGCGTCCCGGCGCGCGGGCACCGGTTCCGCCCTTGCGCGATCCGCCACTGCTGACGATGGCGGATATGGGTATGAACCACGGCTCGGGCGGAATGGACCATGGCGGTGGCGACGACATGGGCGGGATGGACCATTCGGCCATGGGCCACGACATGCCATCGCAAGGTGCGTCTGCGGATCCGATGGCCGGAATGGACATGAGCGGCATGGATATGCGCGACACATCCCTGCTGCCGCCCAGCGTGGAGGTCGGCCCCGGCATCGACATGGTGTCGATGAACCCGGTCGATCGCATGGGCGATCCGGGCCTCGGCCTGGACAACGTTCCCCACAAGGTTCTCACCTACAAGGATCTTGTGGCGCTCGAGCCGAACGACGATCTGCGCCGCCCGACACGTCAGATGGAGATCCATCTGACCGGCAACATGGAGCGCTACATGTGGTCGTTCGACGGCAAGAAGTTTACCGCCGTCAGCGACGACCCCATCCGCTTCGCCTATAACGAACGTGTCCGTGTGAAGCTCGTCAACGATACGATGATGGCGCATCCGATCCATCTGCACGGCCATTTCTTCGAACTGGTCAACGGCGCGCCTGCCGACCGGCAGCCGCAGAAGCATACGGTTATCGTGCAGCCCGGCGGCAGCGCCACCTTCGACCTCACCGCCGACGAACAGGGCGACTGGGCCTTTCACTGCCACCTGCTCTACCACATGCATTCGGGCATGTTCCAGATCGTGACCGTCGCCCAGCCGCCTTCGGCGCCCGATGTGAAACGGGTGGGAGAAGACTGATGCACCTGATCGTCGCCATGTTTCTGGCGGGCACCGCCACCCCGACCTTCGCGCAGGACCATTCGGGCCACGCGATGCCCGCGCCCCAGGCTCCTGCCCAGACCGAATGCGAAAAGGAGGCCGCACGTCATCGCGCCATGGGCCACCCGGTGCCCGAGGGAGCGTGTGCGCCCACTGCGCAACCGGGCGAAACAGCCTCCGCCGATCCGCACCAAGACCACTCTGGCATGGATCATTCGCAGATGAACCATAGCCAGATGGAGGGGATGGACCATTCCACCATGGACCATTCGGGGATGGATCATAGCCAGATGCCGGCGATGGACGATTCTACCATGGAAAACATGGACCACGAGGCGATGGGCCATGAAGGGATGCAGTCGTCCGGCCAACCACCGATGAACCATCAGTCGATGGACCACGGGATGATGGACCATGGCACTATGGACCATGGCGCCATGGACATGACCCCCATCCCGCAAGGACCGCCTCCGGCTGCGGCGGGATCGGGACCGCCCCGTGCCGCCGATGCGATCTGGGGGGCGGACGCGATGCGTGCCTCCCGCGATGCTCTGCGCGCCGAGAACGGCGGGATGAACGTTTTCTGGTTCCAGGGCGACCGCGCCGAATATCGCGCACGGGAAGGCGGGGATGGTTACCTGTGGGACGTGCAGGGCTACTACGGCGGCGACCTCGACAAGTTCTGGTTCAAGAGCGAGGGCGAAGGCACATTCGGCGAAAAGCCCGAGTCCGCTGAAATCCAAGGCTTGTGGAGCCACGCGATCGGCCCATGGTGGGACCTGCAAGCCGGCGTACGGCAGGACCTGACGGGCCCCGAACGGACCCACGCCGTCCTCGGCGTGCAGGGTCTGGCGCCCTATATGTTCGAGGTCGATGCGGCCGCTTTCCTGTCGACCAAGGGCGATCTGACGGCACGTGTCGAAGCCGAACTGGACCAGCGAATAACGCAGCGCCTTATCCTGCAACCGCGCGCTGAGGTGAACCTGTCCGCGCAGGACATTCCCGAACTGGGTGTCGGAGCCGGTCTCGATTCGGTCGAATTGGGGCTGCGGCTGCGCTACGAATTCGTCCGTGAATTCGCGCCCTATGTCGGCATCGAGCAGGAATGGAAGGTTGGCCAGAGCGCCGACTATGCCCACCTTGCGGGCGAGGATCCAAGCGTGACCAACTATGTCGTGGGCGTTCGGTTCTGGTTCTGAGGGGATAAGCGATGAGGTTTACAGGTTTCGCGGCTGCGGCTGCGGCGGCACTCGCTGCGATGGCCACTGCGGCGCACGCTCAGCATGCCGGTCATGGCGATCATTCAGCCCATAGCGCACAAATTGCGGCGCCGGACGCGCTCACGCAACAGGCGCAGGCCGTGCTCGTTGCCTACCGTGAGGCACTGGTTGCCCGTGACGAGGCGGCCATGCGGACGCTGTTTGCCGCGGACTCGCTGGTTTTCGAGAATGGCAAGGCCGAGGGCACGTTCGCGCAGTACATGGAACACCACCTCGGCCCAGAGCTCGGCGAGATCACCGAGTTCGCATTCACCAATCCGACGGTGAACGCCAGGATAGTCGGTCATGTGGCGTATGGCCATGAAACTTACCGCTACCGGATCGCCCTCACGGATGGCCGTGTAATCGAGCGCGACGGGGTTGCGACGTCCGTACTGACGCACGAGGATGGCAACTGGAAAATCGTCCAGTACCACTCCTCGTCACGCGCGCCGCGCCAGAACTGATCAACCGGCCGCGATGACAGGCCAGCGTTCGCGCAAGCTGCGACTGCACATCTTTGGCAGCAAGGTCCACAAGTGGCTCGCAGTCTTCGTCGGCGTGCAAGCCCTCCTGTGGACGGCAACCGGGACGATCATGTCGTTCCTGAAAATCGAACACGTCCGTTCCGAGCACGTGATCTCGCGCGAACCATTACCCCTGGGCGTTGACGCTCCGCTACCTGCATGGGCGGCTAACGAGGGCGACCTGGTCTCGGCAACGACGAAGACCGTCAACGGCGATCCGGTGGTTGAATTGAAGCGCGTCGATGGCAGCGCAACATTGCACGAAGCAGTGACCGGAAGGAAATTGTCGCCGCTCTCGCGCGACGCCGCCGAGCAAATCGCCTCGGCTGCCTGGACGGGACCCAGCACCGCGATCAAATCCTCAATGTCGATCGAAGCGCCGGTCGGCACCGAATTCGGCGGACCGTTTCCGGCGTGGCAGGTGCAATTTGCCGATCCGGATGGCACGCGCCTCTACATCGACGCTTCAACCGGCGCGGTGCTCGCGGCGCGCAGCGATACCTGGCGCCTATTCGACCTCGTCTGGGGACTCCACATCATGGACTGGACCCAGCGTGACCGGATCAACAGCTGGTGGCTGCTCCTGTTCGGCATCGGCGGGACCGTCATTGCAATTTCCGGCTTCGTGCTTCTTGCCAATCGCTTTCCCAAGCTCCGGCGCAATCGCGCGAAGGGGCCGTAGTTCGCGGTGCGCGATCTCCTGTCTGCAATCGGCCCGCGATCGGTCTGCGGACAGATGCCACGGGAGTATATGCTGCCCATGGTGCAGGCCTCGCCCCCGGATGCGATGAGGCCCGAAAGAAACTCCAATCCGTGAGACTGCGATTTCGAGCTCAAAATTGAATTGTGGCGCCGAGAGAATAGATCACCGAATATTCTCTCACCGCCTCAGGCTCACTTGTTCAGGCAGGATGTCGAAGGCTCTAGACGTCTCACGATGACGATAAGGCGATAGACGAGATATCGGCCTTGGGATCGATATCGCGTTTGGCTTCCTTGCGCTCCGAATAGCGGTCGACCAGCTGGTCGGCATGCGGGCGCAGCAGGACGGTGAACCGCACCAGTTCCTCCATGACATCGACGATGCGGTCATAGAGCGAGGACGGTTTCATGCGGCCCGCCTCGTCGAACTCCTCGTATGCCTTCGGCACGCTTGACTGGTTCGGGATGGTGAACATCCGCATCCAGCGCCCAAGCAGTCGCAGTGTATTGACGGTATTAAACGACTGCGAGCCGGCAGATACCTGCATGACCGCCAGCGTCCGCCCCTGGGTCGGCCGCATTCCCCCGATGCTGAGCGGGAGGTGATCGATCTGGGTCTTCATGATGCCGGTGATCTGGCCGTGCCGCTCCGGGCTGCACCACACCATGCCCTCGGACCAGAACGCGTGCTCGCGAAGCTCGTGAACGGCAGGATGGTCGTCACCGCCAATTTGATCGGGCAGCGGCAGGTCGGAGGGATCGAAGATACGCGTCTCCGCGCCGAACAGCTGGAGCAATCGAGCAGCTTCCTCGACCGCGAGGCGCGAATACGAGCGCTCCCGCAGAGAGCCGTAGAGCAACAGGATGCGCGGCGGTGGCTGGTCGGCGCCGAGACCTTCCGCCGGGCGGGCATGGACGAAGGCGGGGTCGAGCGCCGGAAAGCTGTCGGGATCGGGCAAGGGTCGCAGACGGGACAAGGAAATTCTCCAAATTTGGGTCGTCAGCCGCGGGGGCCGAACAGGATGATGGCAGCGCCGGCGAGCACGACCGCGCCGCCGACGAAGTCCCACCGGTCGGGGGTGGTGCCTTCGACAGTCCACAGCCACAGGAGCGACGCGGCAACATAGACCCCGCCATAGGCTGCGAAGGCGCGACCGGCAGCGTCGGTCGGCACGAGAGTCAGCAGCCAGGCGAACAGGGCCAGCGACACCATTCCGGGCAGCAGCCACAAGGGGCTCTTCTCCAGCCGCCACCATGCCCAGAATGCGAAGCAACCGGCGATTTCGAACAGCGCCGCGAGCGGATAGACGAGGAACAGCTTCATGCGAGGCTCAATCGCAGTGCGAGGGCGGCCAGGGTTACCAGCAGGATCGGCGTGGTCAGTGTGATGCCGACGCGGAAGTAATAGCCCCAGCCGATCTTCACGTCCTTCTGTCCCAGCACATGCAGCCACAGCAGGGTCGCGAGCGAACCGATCGGCGTGATCTTTGGCCCGAGGTCGCAGCCGATGACGTTGGCGTAGATCATGGCGTCACGAACCGGGCCGGTGGCACTCGTGGCATCGATCGACAGCGCGCCGACGAGGACGGTCGGCATGTTGTTCATGCCCGAGGATAGCACCGCGGACAGAATGCCCGTTCCGAAGGCCGCACCCCATATGCCGCCCTCGGCCGAGCGCTCCAGCACCCCGGCGATCGCAGTGGCAAGCCCCGCATTGCTCATGCCGTAGACGACCAGATACATGCCGAGCGAGAAGATCACGACCTGCCAGGGCGCTTCGCGGATCACCTGGCCCGTAGGGATGACGTGGCCGCGCGCAGCTATCGCGATGAGCGCCAGCGCGCCGACGGCAGCGACCGCGCTGATCGGCACGCCAAGAGGATCGAGAACGAAAAAACCGATCAGCAGCAGGGCCAGCACCACCCAGCCGGCGCGGAAGGTCGCTCGGTCATGGATCGCTTCTGCCGGAGCGCGGAGCTGTGCGACGTCGTAGCTGGTCGGAATGTCCTTGCGGAAGAACAGCAGCAGCGCTGCCAGCGTAGCCGCGATAGCCGCCAGGTCGACTGGCACCATGACCAGCGCATACTCGCCGAACCCGATATCGAAGAAGTCCGCCGAGACGATATTGACGAGGTTCGACACGACCAGCGGCAGGCTCGACGTATCGGCAATGAACCCTGCCGCCATGACGAAAGCCAGCGTCGCTTTGGCGTTGTATCCCAGCGCCCGGAGCATCGCGATCACGATCGGGGTCAGGATCAGCGCCGCGCCATCATTGGCGAAGATCGCGGCAACACCTGCACCCAGCAATACCACGAGCACGAATAGCCAGCGACCGTCGCCGCGCCCCCACCGCGCCACATGGAGCGCAGCCCATTCGAAGAAGCCGGCACGATCGAGGATCAAGCTGATCAGGATCACCGCGACGAAGGCGCCGGTGGCGTTCCAGATGATGTTCCACACCACCGGGATGTCGGCGAGCGAGATGACGCCGGTGGCAAGGGCGAGCAGCGCTCCGCCGATCGCGCTCCACCCGATGCCGAGCCCGCGCGGCTGCCAGATCACCATCGTGATGGTGACCACGAAAATTGCAACCGCAAGCAGCATCAGGCGATACGTTCGCCCGCATCGTCCACGACCTGCTCGCCATCTTCCTTAGTGAAGGCGCGCTGCTGAGGGCTCGGCAGGATCTCGATCACCACCTCGGAAGGACGACACAGACGGACGCCGAGCGGCGAGACGACCAGTGGTCGGTTGATGAGGATCGGGTGGTCCATCATCGCATCCACCAGCGCTGCATCGGAGAGGCTATCATCGCCAAGCCCGAGTTCAGCATAAGGCGTGCCCTTTTCGCGGAGCAATTCCCGCGGCCTGAGCCCGGCGCGCTCGATCAGGTTCTCGAGCATGGCGCGCGATGGCGGCGTGTGCAGATACTCCACGACGTGCGGCTCGATCCCGGCATTGCGGATCATCGCCAGCGTGTTGCGCGATGTACCGCATTCGGGATTGTGGTAAATGACGATGTCGGTGGGCACGGATGGTTCCTTTACAAGAAGAGCGCCGAGCACGGGACGCTCAGCAACATTCGGCAAGCTCAGCGGCGAGCGGTTCGCAGAGGTCCGCGCGTCCGCCGCAGCAGTCTTTCGCCAGGAACAGCATCAGATCGCGCAAGGCCTCGATATTCGCGCGCTGGATCATCTGCCGCCCGCGCTTTTCCGGAACGACGAGGCCGGCGGAAACGAGTATCGCGAGGTGGCTGGAAAACGTGCTCTGACTGAGTCCTGAGGCATTCACGAGTTGGCCGGTGGAAAGTCCTGCCGGCTCCTGCCGCACCAGAAGCCGAAAGGCGTCGAGGCGGGTAGAATGCGAGAGAGCAGCAAGACATTCGAGGGCGGTGATCGTTCGCACCCATCGGGATTTATCGATGGAATAGAGTGACGTCAAATCCTATCGAAAAATATCGATGGATTAGAAGATGCGAGTTAGCTGGACGAAGCAGCTGACCCGCCGGTGCAGGGGTTCGATCGCAGGGGAGTAGGTGTTGTAAGTCGACCGTCAGAAAGCGGCCCATAACCAGCTAATTGAGGCGATTAGCAATCCAACCTTCAATCTCGTCTTCCGCCCATGCCACCGAGTATCCACCCAGCTGCACCGGCTTCGGAAACTTGCCCTCGGCCATCCAGCGATAGATCGTCGAACGGCCTAGCCCGACTCGGTGTTGCACTTCCGGAAGGCGGATGAGACGGGTGACCCGGCGGGTTTCGGTCGCTCCCTTGGCGACCCCTTCACCCACGATGGCCTCCTTCGACACCGGCAAAGACATCGCCAAGCAGGGCGTCCTTGCGTTCGAGCTCATCGATGTGATCGGAGAGCAGGCGGGCGACACGGTGTGCCGTGCCCTTGGCCCAACGCGGCTTCACGTCATGAACCTGGTTGCCCAGGACACGCTCGAGCGCTGAAGGCAGTTCTCCGGAAAAGTCCTCAAAGAACTGCGCGAGGTCCGATTGCAGCCACGCGATCGCGTGATCGCCGCTGCTGACTAGAAACAAAAGCAGGTGCGCGTGAGGAGCGACGCCGCACGCGGAGAGAATGCGCAAGGCTTCACCGAGGCTGGCTGAGCGTTCGCCGGCAAGGACGCGGCGCAAGGCATCCTTATGGATCTGCGCATCGCGCGCGATGTCGCAGCGGGC harbors:
- the arsC gene encoding arsenate reductase (glutaredoxin) (This arsenate reductase requires both glutathione and glutaredoxin to convert arsenate to arsenite, after which the efflux transporter formed by ArsA and ArsB can extrude the arsenite from the cell, providing resistance.); translation: MPTDIVIYHNPECGTSRNTLAMIRNAGIEPHVVEYLHTPPSRAMLENLIERAGLRPRELLREKGTPYAELGLGDDSLSDAALVDAMMDHPILINRPLVVSPLGVRLCRPSEVVIEILPSPQQRAFTKEDGEQVVDDAGERIA
- a CDS encoding ArsR/SmtB family transcription factor, coding for MRTITALECLAALSHSTRLDAFRLLVRQEPAGLSTGQLVNASGLSQSTFSSHLAILVSAGLVVPEKRGRQMIQRANIEALRDLMLFLAKDCCGGRADLCEPLAAELAECC
- a CDS encoding helix-turn-helix transcriptional regulator codes for the protein MGEGVAKGATETRRVTRLIRLPEVQHRVGLGRSTIYRWMAEGKFPKPVQLGGYSVAWAEDEIEGWIANRLN